The genomic segment AGTCTTTGCCCTGCCGGGTTTTTGATGCTTTTGATTTTCCCTTCATCGGCATATTTTCTCAACGTATTTGGATGTAGACCCAGAAATTCGACCGCTTTCCTGAGTGGTATGTATGCCATGTCTTAAACTATAGCATACATTAGCATTTGTCAACAAAACTTACACTGTTGAGTAACCTCACCAACATCAACGGCACCCTGTACTTTACAGCCGAGGATAGCACCAACGGCAATGAGTTGTGGAAGAGTGATGGCACCGCCGCCGGCACCGTCCTGGTCAAAGATATCAGCCCTAGCTTAAGTAACTCCAATCCCGGCAACCTCACCAACATCAACGGCACCCTGTACTTTCAAGCCTACGATGGCACGAACGGCACTGAGTTGTGGAAGAGTGATGGCACCGCCGCCGGCACCGTCCTGGTCAAAGATATCTGGTCTGGCACAGGTAACTCCAATCCCGACTACCTCACCAACATCAACGACACCCTGTACTTTGGAGCCCACGATGGCATCAACGGCAATGAGTTGTGGAAGCTAGT from the Planktothrix sp. FACHB-1365 genome contains:
- a CDS encoding MerR family DNA-binding transcriptional regulator; amino-acid sequence: MAYIPLRKAVEFLGLHPNTLRKYADEGKIKSIKNPAGQRL